One genomic region from Amaranthus tricolor cultivar Red isolate AtriRed21 chromosome 12, ASM2621246v1, whole genome shotgun sequence encodes:
- the LOC130828910 gene encoding aldehyde dehydrogenase family 3 member F1-like: protein MEKNIEELRMYFKAGKTREISWRKKQLNGLLNFMIEKEEEIFKALKNDLGKHPVESFRDEVGPLIKDINAALDNLADWMSGKKIKLPLAAYSTSATLVAEPLGVVLIFSTWNLPFGVSIEPLIGALAAGCTAVVKPSELAPASSALLAAAIPNYVDSEAVKIIEGGIDVSSQLLQYKWDKIFFTGSSQVGRIVMAAAAKHLTPVVLELGGKCPCIIDSLSKSWRTEIILKRLLSGKFGTTSGQACIGVDYILVEEKLASTLVDLLKNSIRKTYGEKPENCVARIINKHHFQRLKALIDEPRVKKLIVYGGSYDEDKLFIEPTILLNPPLDAEIMKEEIFGPLLPLITMKNIEDSIEFINSRPKPLAIYCFTNNNKLMQRVASETSSGALLFNDTVIQYAAEAIPFGGVGESGIGRYHGKYSFDIFSHEKPVLKRDLFPDFWFRYPPWTSKKLELFRAAFLYKYFIIVLVALGFKKSRKIPNIEA, encoded by the exons atggagaaaaataTAGAGGAATTGAGAATGTACTTTAAGGCAGGAAAAACAAGAGAAATATCATGGAGGAAGAAGCAGTTGAATGgattattgaattttatgattgaaaaagaagaagaaatatTCAAAGCACTTAAAAATGATCTTGGTAAACACCCAGTTGAATCATTTAGAGATGAG GTGGGACCACTTATTAAGGACATTAATGCAGCATTGGACAACTTAGCCGATTGGATGTCTGGTAAAAAG ATTAAATTACCATTAGCAGCATATAGTACATCAGCAACCCTAGTGGCAGAACCTCTTGGTGTAGTCCTCATATTTTCGACATGGAATCTACCATTCG GAGTATCAATTGAACCACTAATAGGAGCATTAGCAGCAGGATGCACAGCAGTGGTAAAACCATCAGAATTAGCTCCTGCTTCCTCTGCACTTCTTGCTGCAGCTATCCCAAATTATGTTGATTCTGAAGCTGTTAAGATTATTGAAGGGGGAATTGATGTTTCTTCACAACTCTTGCAGTATAAATGGGacaaaatcttctttacag GTAGCAGTCAAGTGGGGCGAATAGTAATGGCTGCAGCCGCGAAGCATTTGACGCCAGTAGTTTTGGAATTGGGTGGAAAATGTCCTTGCATCATCGATTCGCTGTCTAAATCTTGGCGTACAGAG ATCATTCTTAAACGCTTGCTGAGCGGAAAGTTTGGGACAACCAGCGGTCAAGCGTGTATTGGAGTCGATTATATCCTTGTCGAAGAGAAACTGGCCTCGACTTTG GTTGATTTATTGAAGAATAGTATCAGGAAAACTTATGGGGAAAAACCCGAAAATTGTGTTGCAAGAATAATCAACAAACATCATTTTCAGCGATTGAAGGCACTTATCGATGAACCTCGAGTCAAAAAATTGATTGTGTATGGTGGCTCATATGACGAGGATAAACT GTTTATTGAGCCAACCATATTGTTGAACCCTCCTTTGGATGCTGAAATCATGAAAGAAGAAATTTTTGGGCCTTTACTCCCTCTAATTACA ATGAAGAATATTGAGGACAGTATTGAATTCATAAATTCAAGGCCAAAGCCACTTGCAATATATTGCTTCACCAACAATAATAAACTCATGCAAAGAGTAGCTTCAGAGACATCATCTGGTGCACTTTTATTCAATGACACAGTTATTCAG TATGCAGCTGAAGCAATACCATTTGGAGGGGTGGGAGAAAGCGGTATTGGAAGATATCATGGCaaatattcatttgatatatttagCCATGAAAAACCAGTGCTTAAGAGAGATTTATTCCCGGATTTTTGGTTCAGATATCCTCCTTGGACCAGTAAAAAGCTAGAGCTCTTTAGAGCTGCTTTTTTGTACAAATACTTCATCATCGTCCTCGTCGCTTTGGGCTTCAAAAAGTCTCGAAAAATCCCCAATATCGAGGCGTAG
- the LOC130828911 gene encoding polyadenylate-binding protein RBP47B' has product MAAVHHHQPQTLEEVRTLWIGDLQIWVDENYLRSCFLQTGEVISAKVIRNKITGHPEGYGFVEFASHATAERVLQSYNGTLMPGTEQPFRLNWASFGIGERRPDAGPEHSIFVGDLAPDVSDYLLQETFRAHYPSVRGAKVVTDPSTGRSKGYGFVKFADEMERNRAMTEMNGQYCLSRPMRISAATPKKAPGIQPQPQYAVAKTLYPAPTYVVPPVQPVQPLPVENDPNNTTIYVGNLDPNITEEELRQHCLQFGEIVYVKIPASKGCGFVQFATRTSAEEAIQKLQGVVIGQQVVRVFWGRKQDSATWGQQVDPSQWGAYYGYGQGYDAYAYGAVQDPSLYAYNVYAGYAQYPQAPEGVQDMGAAASLAPGMEQSVEFSDPLATPDVDRLNADYLAVHGSAILGRSMWLTTSSTARQASAVIGSQ; this is encoded by the exons ATGGCAGCAGTACACCATCACCAACCTCAAACCCTAGAAGAAGTCCGAACTCTCTGGATCGGCGACCTTCAAATTTGGGTTGATGAAAATTATCTTCGCAGTTGCTTCCTTCAAACTGGTGAA GTTATTTCTGCGAAGGTCATACGTAACAAGATTACTGGCCATCCAGAGGGGTATGGTTTTGTCGAATTTGCTTCACATGCAACTGCTGAACGTGTTTTGCAATCATATAATGGCACACTCATGCCTGGAACTGAGCAGCCTTTCCGATTAAATTGGGCATCATTTGGGATTGGAGAAAGAAGACCCGATGCAGGTCCTGAGCATTCCATCTTTGTGGGAGATTTGGCACCTGATGTTTCAGATTATTTGTTGCAAGAGACCTTTAGAGCTCACTATCCCTCGGTAAGGGGGGCAAAAGTTGTAACCGATCCAAGCACAGGTCGTTCAAAGGGATATGGGTTTGTTAAATTTGCTGACGAGATGGAGAGAAACCGGGCCATGACtgaaatgaatggtcaatattGTTTATCGAGGCCGATGCGTATTAGTGCGGCGACTCCTAAAAAGGCACCAGGGATCCAGCCACAGCCACAGTATGCTGTAGCCAAAA CCTTATATCCTGCTCCAACATACGTTGTGCCTCCAGTTCAGCCAGTTCAGCCATTGCCAGTGGAGAATGATCCAAATAATACAACG ATTTATGTCGGTAATTTGGACCCAAATATAACGGAAGAAGAGCTGAGACAACATTGCTTGCAGTTTGGAGAGATTGTTTACGTCAAAATCCCAGCAAGCAAGGGATGTGGTTTTGTGCAGTTTGCAACTAG GACTTCTGCTGAAGAAGCTATTCAGAAGCTACAAGGAGTTGTGATCGGTCAGCAAGTAGTACGTGTTTTTTGGGGCCGGAAGCAG GACTCTGCTACATGGGGTCAGCAAGTGGATCCAAGTCAGTGGGGTGCATATTATGGATATGGGCAAGGTTATGATGCCTACGCATATGGTGCCGTTCAGGATCCATCCCTGTATGCTTACAATGTATATGCTGGTTACGCTCAATATCCTCAAGCG CCTGAAGGTGTTCAAGATATGGGTGCAGCAGCCAGTCTTGCTCCAGGAATGGAGCAAAGTGTGGAGTTCTCTGATCCCTTGGCTACACCCGATGTTGACAG GCTTAATGCAGATTATCTTGCTGTACATGGAAGTGCGATTCTTGGCCGTTCAATGTGGTTAACAACCTCTTCAACAGCAAGACAAGCTTCAGCTGTTATTGGGTCTCAGTAG